CTGCCGGTGACCGACGTCAAGTCGCTGATCGCGTACGCCAAGGCCAACCCCGGCAAGCTCTCGTTCGCCATCGGCTCCGCAGCATCGGCTGGCCACCTTGCCACCGAGCAGTTGCGCCGCGCAGCCGGGATGGAGCTGTTCATCGTTCCTTACAAAGGCTCGACACCGGCGTATCAGGATCTGCTCGGCAGCCGTATCGCCGGCTTCATTGACCCGATCCTCGGCTCACAGGGCTACGCCAAGGCGGGGCAGTTGCGCGTGATCGCCGTCACCTCGGCCAAGCGCGTGCCGTCGATGCCGGATGTGCCAACCGTTGGCGAAACGGTGCCGGGTTACGAGGCCTATAGCTGGTACGGTTTGTGGGCACCGGCGAAGACGGCACCCGAAATCATCAAGAAGCTCAACGCCGAGACCAACAAGGCGCTCGCTGGTGATATGAAGGACCGTCTGCTCGGCAACGGCCTGCTGATTGAGGCGGGCAGTCCGGAAGACTTTGCAAAATTCCAGAAGGACGATACCGCGCGATCCATGAAGATCATTCAGGACGCCGGCATCAAGTTCGAGTAGTCGCAGCATCGCCATGCAACACGCGCTCGTTACCGGCAGCAGCTCCGGCATCGGTCATGCCATCGCCACCGCATTGCTTGATGCGGGCTGGCAGGTCACCGGCCTTGATCGCGCCGACGCCACCATCGCTCACGCGGCTTATGACCATCACGCCGTCGACCTCACCGATAGCGCTGCCTTGCACGCTGCTGCACTCGCTTGCGCGAACGTGGACGCCTTTGCGCATGCCGCCGGTGTGTTGCGCGTCGGCAAGGTGGGTGAACTGGATCACGCGGGCGGCGAGCTGATGTGGAAGTTGCATGTTGATGCAGCAGCCCGTCTCGCCGACGTGCTGATTCCGGCAATGGCTGCGCGCGGCAACGGACGCGTGGTGCTGATCGGCAGCCGCGTTGCGGGGGGCAAGGCGGGGCGCGGCCAGTACGCTGCCACGAAAGCAGCGCTGATCGCGCTCGCCAAAAGCTGGGCGGCAGAGGTCGCCGCGCAGGGCGTGACGGTCAACGTGGTTTCCCCGGCGGCCACGGCCACCGGAATGCTCGCCGACCCTAAGCGCGCAGCCGAGACACCAGTGTTGCCGCCCATCGGTCGCCTGATCCAGCCCGAAGAAGTGGCCGCACTCGTTGCCTTCCTGATGTCGGCAAACGCTGCCGCCATCACCGGGCAGGACATCCAGATTTGCGGCGGATCGTCGCTCAACAAATAGATTCACGCTTCTCCTCATGAAAATCACCCAGATCCTCGAATCCACCCGTCCGATCAAGTCGAACATCCGCAACGCTTACATCGACTTCAGCAAGATGACGCTGAGCCTTGTCGCGGTGGTGACCGACGTCATCCGCGACGGCAAGCCGGTGATCGGCTACGGCTTCAACTCCAATGGCCGCTACGGCCAGGGCAACCTGATGCGCGAGCGCTTCATCCCGCGCGTGCTCGAAGCCGCGCCGGAATCACTGGTCAACGCGGCAGGTGACAACCTTGACCCGCACAAGGTCTGGGCCTGCATGATGACCAACGAGAAGCCCGGCGGCCACGGCGAGCGCTCGGTGGCGGTCGGCACGATTGACATGGCGGTGTGGGACGCGGTCGCCAAGATTGCCGGGCTGCCACTGCACGAGCTGCTTGCGAAGCAGTACGGCACCGGCAAGGCCAATCCGAAGGTCTTCGTCTACGCGGCGGGCGGTTACTACCACCCCGGCAAAGGCCTTGATGGCTTGCGTGGCGAGATGCAGGGCTACCTTGATCGCGGCTACTCGGTGGTCAAGATGAAGATTGGCGGCGCGCCGCTCAAGGACGACATCGAGCGCATCGAAGCGGTGCTGAAAATGCTCAAGCCGGGCCAGCAACTGGCGGTGGATGCCAATGGCCGCTTTGATCTCAAGACCGCGATTGAGTACGGCAAGGCAATGGCGCAGTACCCGCTGTTCTGGTACGAGGAGGCGGGCGATCCGCTTGACTATGAACTGCAGGCGCGACTCGGTGAGAGCTACGCCGGCCCGCTTGCCACCGGCGAAAACCTGTTCTCGATGCAGGACGCGCGCAACCTGATCCGCCACGGCGGCATGCGCAAGGATCGCGACTGGCTGCAGTTCGACTGCGCGCTGTCGTACGGCCTCGTCGAATACCTGCGCACGCTCGACATGCTCAAGGAGTACGGCTGGTCGCCCAGTCGCTGCATTCCGCACGGCGGCCACCAGATGTCGCTGGCGATTGCCGCAGGCCTGGGGCTCGGCGGCAACGAGAGCTACCCGGATTTGTTCCAGCCCTACGGCGGCTTCCCGGATGGCGTGCGCGTCGAGAACGGCTACGTCACGCTGCCGTCGCTGCCGGGCATCGGTTTTGAGGGCAAGAGCGACCTGATCGCCGAGATGCACGCGCTGGCGAAGTAGGCTTCGTTGCGAGCCTCTCCTGCGGAGCAGGGGAGGTGCCGCGTAGCGGCGGAGGGGTGACATAGCTGTTGCTCCGCACCGTGCTTACTCACCGCCTCAGCAACCCCTCTGTCGGCTGCGCCGACATCTCCCCTGTTGTACAGGGGAGACTTGCATTCCCGCTACTCACCCATTGTTGGGCCGTACCGTCTCCTCTACGATTGCGTGCATGACCGATGCCGCTTCTTCGTCGCCTTCACCTTCACTCAGGCCGTCAGCGCAATCGCATTGCCGCAACTGCGGCACGCCGGCGCCCGGAAAGTATTGTCCGGAGTGTGGTCAGGAAACCTCACTGCATCCCCCTTCGGTCCGCGAGTTTGTTGATCACTTTCTTGGCAACTACGTCGCGGTCAGGAGCACGCTGGCGCAGACGCTATGGGCGCTGGTCAGCAAGCCGGGTCAACTGACGGTCGACTATCTCGCTGGCCGCAAGCGCCGGTACGTTTTGCCGCTGAAGCTCTATCTCACGGTCAGCATCGTCTCGCTGCTGCTGATCAGCCTGTTTGCGGGGCTGGGCACTGGTACACCACCAGTGCAGGTGAGCCGTGAAATGAACGGCAGCTTCATCGACATAAACGGCGCGATTGTGCGCTACGACAAGGGCAAATTTGTCTGCGAGGGGCTGCCGGATCGCGTCTGCAACCACCTGCGCAAGCGGTTCGACCACAGCCCCGCCGAGTTGCGCGCGGCGTTCGCCGATATGCCGCAGCGCATGCTCAAGTTCTGGGGCTATGCGATGTTTGTGCTGATTCCAGCGTTCGCGCTGATGCTGCACTGGCTCTACCGCAACCGCCGCATGGTCTACGGCGAGCATCTGGTGTTCGCGCTGCATCTGCACGCGTTCTGGATGCTCGCGGTGCTCGTTCTGGTGCTGTTGCCCGACGCAGCACCTGCCATTGTCGTTCCGCCATTGCGTTCGCGGTGCCGGTGTACGCGCTGCTCGCCATGCAGCGCGTGTACGGCGGTCGCTGGTGGCCGCGCCTGTTGCGCGCTGGATTGATGTCGGTCTGCTACGAAGTCATCGCCCTGATGGTGCTGGTAATCGTGACCGCACTGGCGGTCATTTTCTGAACAGCATTCAGCAAAGATCCCCATTTGATATGGGCTGCAGCGGCAAAACGGCAGAAAGTCGACATGAAGCGATTTTCCCCGTGAAGCCCAGTTTGAATAGGGCTTTCAGCAAAAAGCCATAGGTTCGGCCTCTACAATGCCACCATGCTGTTACGACCCTCTGCGCTGAGCGCACTTGCCTTCGCCATTCAGTCCGCGGCGAAGTTTGACTACCCTGCCGACCGCACACTCTCTTACGTGCTGCGCGAAAAGCGCGTCGGCTCGCTGGATCGTCAGCTGGTGGCCGAGGGCTACTACGCGTGGCTTCGGCATCGTCTGTCGGTCGAAGCGATTGCTGGCGACGGCGCCAAGTTCGACGCGATTGCACTGGCCGCGCTGGCGCGCCAGTTCCGCCGCCGCGTCAAGGTGCCGCCGGGCGAAGAAGATCGTTACGCGAAATTTCTGAAGGCCGACGAAGCACTCGGCCCGCATCCGCGCCGTGAACTGCCCACGTGGCTCTGGGACCGGCTCGGCGTGCAGTACGGCAACGAAGAGCGTCTCGCGCTCGCCGATTCGCTGCTGGAACCGGCCAGCTTCGACCTTCGCGTCAACACGCTGAAGGCCAAGCGTGACGCCATTCTCGGCCGCTTGCAGAAGGAAGGCTTTCCCGATGCCCGCGCCACGCCGCTGTCACCGGTGGGCATACGGCTGCCGCATCGCGTTGACATCTCGCGCCACCCGCTGTTTGAGGATGGCACGCTGGAAGTGCAGGATGAAGGCAGCCAGTTGCTGGCGCATATCGTCGGCGCCAAGCGCGGCGAAATGGTCATCGACTTCTGCGCGGGCGCCGGCGGCAAGACGCTCGCATTGGCAGCGATGATGGCCAGCACCGGTCGGCTGTACGCCTGCGACGTCAGCGAACGCCGGCTCGACAATCTCGGCCCCCGTCTCGCGCGCAGCGGCGCCAGCAATGTGCAGACTATGCGCATCGAGAACGAGCACGACAAGCGGCTCGACAAATTCATCGGCAAGGCGGACCGCGTGCTGGTCGATGCGCCGTGCTCGGGCCTGGGCACGCTCAAGCGCAACCCTGACCTGAAGTGGCGGCAATCGCCGACTAGCGTGAAGGAGCTGGTGGAGAAGCAGAAGAGCATCCTCGCCGCCGCATCGCGCCTGGTGCGACCGGGCGGGCGCCTCGTCTACGCGACTTGCAGCGTGCTCACGGAAGAAAACGAGAAGATCGCCGAGAGTTTCCTCGAAGCAAACCCCGGCTGGATCATCGTGCCGTCATCGTTGCGTGGCGAGGAGGCGGGTGAATCGCGTTTTGCCCAACTGCTGCCACATCGCGATGGCTGTGATGGGTTCTTTGCGGCAGTGTTTGAGCGCAGCACCAGCGAAGACTGAATCGCCCCTCGCCCAATTACTTCTGTCCATGGTACCCCAGTCTCGCGGCATGGAATGGAGGTGGCGCGTTCAGGCGACGGCTTTCTATACTCGCGGCCGCCAGGATGTATGCCCCATCGTCTGGCAGTGTTCCGTATTGGGGTCTATGGGAAGTTACTTTGAAGGTTGTTATCAGTTTGGCCGCCGTAGTAGCGGCGTGCTTTGCCGGCGCTGCAACAGCGCAATCGACGGTCGGTGAGTTGCTGGAGCAGGGAGGCAAGCAGCTTGCCAAGGCCGATTTCATCGGCCTTATGCCCGTACGCGTCGAACAGAAGTGGGCCAATCGTCAGGGTGAGGAGAGTTTGCTGCTGTCCGCCGACGGCAAGATCTCCGGCTCGGGATATCACTATGGCAGCCGCAGCGACTCGCCGGTAACGGGCAGCTGGTCGCTGGCCGACGATGGCCAGATTTGTACCCCGAAAACTTTCACGGCCTGGAATAACAGCACCAATCTGTGCTGGTACGTGTTCGTCCGCAATGGGACGTACTTCGGTAGTGCCAAGGCCGAGAAGGACAGCAAGCTGGTGCCGGTGACTTCGTTCAAACCAGCGGGCGACGCGAAGAACTGAGCAGAGGCTTGGCGACGCCGGGCGTCGGGCCGAGCCATCAGTGCAAGCGCTCCGAAAATCGGCCGGAGATCAAGTCCGGCCGCTGCGGGCCAGTCGTCGCGGAGCAGGGTGACGGGAAGCACAGATCGAATTGACTTCGGGTCTGGCGGCACCACCGCCGCGACCAGCGGGTATGGCGCGTTCCCGCACAACGCTATGCTCTGCGCCCTTCGTCCTTCGCATCGTGCCCGCCGTTGAATACTACCGACCGCCTCCCTGGCCTCGACCTCCTGCGCAGCATCGCCATTCTCTGGGTGATGCTGTTCCACTCCTTTGTCGTCGGCGGCCTCGGGCCGTCATGGTCGTGGCTGTCGCGCTATGGCTGGATGGGGGTCGATCTCTTTTTTGTGTTGAGCGGCTTCCTGATCGGCACACAGGTACTGAAGCCGCTGGCGCGAGGGGAGCGTTTGTCGTTCACCGACTTCTACCTGCGCCGCGCGTTTCGCATCCTGCCCGCGTACTGGGCGGTGCTACTGATCTACCTGCTGTGGCCCGCCTTTCGCGAGGCACCCGGCATGGAGCCGTGGTGGAAGTTCGTCACCTTCACGATGAACCTCAGTATCGACTACCTGCAAAACACTGCGTTCTCGCATGCGTGGTCCTTGTGTGTTGAAGAGCATTTCTACTGGGTGTTTCCGCTGCTGGCAGTGTGGCTGACGCGGCGACCGGCGGTCTGGAAGTTTGCCGGACTCGCGGCGTTGCTGGTGCTGATCGGTATCGCTGCGCGCAGCGCGGCGTGGCTACACAACGCCACGATTGACCCACAGATGGACGCGCGCAACTGGTTCGTCGAGGACATTTACTACCCGACCTGGGCGCGGCTTGACGGACTGCTCTGCGGCGTCGCACTGGCCGTGTGGAAAACCTTTCGCCCGGATCACTGGACAAGAGCGCAGCGCCATGCCAACCTCGCTCTGCTCGCAGGGCTTGCCGTGCTGGCGCTGGCGTTCTGGTTGTTTGCTGATCGCACCGGATTGCTGGCCAACGCCATCGGCTGGCCCGTGCTCTCGTTGGGCCTCGCGCTGCTGGTGTTCGCCGGCGCCGGGCGCAACGGCATCGTCGGCGGTCGTGCCGTGCCCGGTGCGGGCTGGCTGGCGGCAATCTCGTACAGCCTGTACCTGGTGCACAAGGCGATGTATCACCTGGTGCAGGCGCACTGGGGCGAACAGTTACAGGGCACCGGCGTGTTTGCCTTTGTGGTCTATGGTGTAACGGCTATTGTGGCCGGTGCCGTGCTGCACTATCTCATCGAACGGCCGTTCCTGCGATGGCGTGGCCGGTTGCCGTTCACTGCACGCAAACAGGTGGCGTCGCCAGCGGCGGAGTAAGCCGGGCGCTATCGCCCACATCGGCGGGCGGATAGCCCGACTGGCTCGCGTGGCGCGGTTACCCTTGCGTAGCTCGCGCCGTTGTGGCACTGTGCCAGTCCCGCGGCGCTGCGGCAACAAAGCGCGAGGGCGCCGCATCGATGTTCTCACCCGAAGGAGGAGCAGATGAAGCGATTCGCATGGGCGCTGTTATGCCTCATACCGTTGGTGGCAGCGGCGCAAAATTCACTCGACGGCCGGCGCTTTGATACCCAGGCCGGATTCACTGGCAAGCCGGCGCACATCGCCAGGGACATCCTGTCATTCGCCGAAGGCAAATTCCATTCGTCCGACTGCGATCAGTATGGCTACGACAAGGGTAGTTATCGCACTACCGCCAATGGCGACTCGATCACCTTTGAGGTTGAGACGCGCAGCGAGCAGCACGGCCGCAACGTCTGGAAGGGTGTGATTCGAGGCGACAGCGTCGAAGGCACCATGATGTTCTACCGCAAACCGACCTGGTACCGCCCCAATCCGGAGCCACTGGAACACTGGTTCAAGGGCAAGGCGATGTAGCGTCGTGCCGCGCGGGCCGGAAATCGGAACGTTGTTCCGGGCGGCCACGCATGATCGTTGATGATGCCGCCGTATCAGGAGGACATCATGGCGACATTTTCCAGCGTGACGGGTAGAAGTACGGTTGCGACGGCATCGGCAACAACCATCGCCGGCGCGCTGATAGCGGCGTTGTGTCTGGCTGGTGTCGCACATGCCCGCGTATCGAAGATCGAAATTGAATCCTCGCTGGATCCAGACACAACGCTAGCGGCGACTGGTCCTGCTGGCGCGATCAAGCGCATCAGCGGTCGCGCGTATGGCGAGCTTGATCCCGCCAATCCACTCAACGCGATCATTCAGGACATCCAGCTGGCGCCGAAGAACGCGAAGGGCAGGGTGGAGTACATCGCTACCTTTCAGCTGGTGATGCCGTCCGACCCGGCAAAGCTCTCTGGTCTGATGTGGCACGACGTGCCCAATCGCGGTGGACGGATCACCATCGTTCCGGCGGAACGGAACGCGGGCGACGTTGGCCTGAGCAGCGGCTGGCAGGGTGACAACGCCGGGCAAACTTCGCACGACCGCAGGGGGCAGGACTTCGTGATCGTGCCGATTGCGAGGAACGCCGACGGCTCTCCGGTGCGCGGTGAAGTGCTG
This is a stretch of genomic DNA from Casimicrobium huifangae. It encodes these proteins:
- a CDS encoding Bug family tripartite tricarboxylate transporter substrate binding protein, with protein sequence MQYKSFIARLLAIGLLAALSATASAQGYPNKQVRVIIPFPPGGTLDTVGRLLAQKLGDQTGQVFVVENRPGGNGTIGADAVAKAPADGYTLLFNASTFTTSTLPLKSPPYDTVKDFAPIALVAKAPLAVATAKELPVTDVKSLIAYAKANPGKLSFAIGSAASAGHLATEQLRRAAGMELFIVPYKGSTPAYQDLLGSRIAGFIDPILGSQGYAKAGQLRVIAVTSAKRVPSMPDVPTVGETVPGYEAYSWYGLWAPAKTAPEIIKKLNAETNKALAGDMKDRLLGNGLLIEAGSPEDFAKFQKDDTARSMKIIQDAGIKFE
- a CDS encoding DUF3667 domain-containing protein, translating into MTDAASSSPSPSLRPSAQSHCRNCGTPAPGKYCPECGQETSLHPPSVREFVDHFLGNYVAVRSTLAQTLWALVSKPGQLTVDYLAGRKRRYVLPLKLYLTVSIVSLLLISLFAGLGTGTPPVQVSREMNGSFIDINGAIVRYDKGKFVCEGLPDRVCNHLRKRFDHSPAELRAAFADMPQRMLKFWGYAMFVLIPAFALMLHWLYRNRRMVYGEHLVFALHLHAFWMLAVLVLVLLPDAAPAIVVPPLRSRCRCTRCSPCSACTAVAGGRACCALD
- a CDS encoding RsmB/NOP family class I SAM-dependent RNA methyltransferase → MLLRPSALSALAFAIQSAAKFDYPADRTLSYVLREKRVGSLDRQLVAEGYYAWLRHRLSVEAIAGDGAKFDAIALAALARQFRRRVKVPPGEEDRYAKFLKADEALGPHPRRELPTWLWDRLGVQYGNEERLALADSLLEPASFDLRVNTLKAKRDAILGRLQKEGFPDARATPLSPVGIRLPHRVDISRHPLFEDGTLEVQDEGSQLLAHIVGAKRGEMVIDFCAGAGGKTLALAAMMASTGRLYACDVSERRLDNLGPRLARSGASNVQTMRIENEHDKRLDKFIGKADRVLVDAPCSGLGTLKRNPDLKWRQSPTSVKELVEKQKSILAAASRLVRPGGRLVYATCSVLTEENEKIAESFLEANPGWIIVPSSLRGEEAGESRFAQLLPHRDGCDGFFAAVFERSTSED
- a CDS encoding SDR family NAD(P)-dependent oxidoreductase; translation: MQHALVTGSSSGIGHAIATALLDAGWQVTGLDRADATIAHAAYDHHAVDLTDSAALHAAALACANVDAFAHAAGVLRVGKVGELDHAGGELMWKLHVDAAARLADVLIPAMAARGNGRVVLIGSRVAGGKAGRGQYAATKAALIALAKSWAAEVAAQGVTVNVVSPAATATGMLADPKRAAETPVLPPIGRLIQPEEVAALVAFLMSANAAAITGQDIQICGGSSLNK
- a CDS encoding acyltransferase family protein is translated as MNTTDRLPGLDLLRSIAILWVMLFHSFVVGGLGPSWSWLSRYGWMGVDLFFVLSGFLIGTQVLKPLARGERLSFTDFYLRRAFRILPAYWAVLLIYLLWPAFREAPGMEPWWKFVTFTMNLSIDYLQNTAFSHAWSLCVEEHFYWVFPLLAVWLTRRPAVWKFAGLAALLVLIGIAARSAAWLHNATIDPQMDARNWFVEDIYYPTWARLDGLLCGVALAVWKTFRPDHWTRAQRHANLALLAGLAVLALAFWLFADRTGLLANAIGWPVLSLGLALLVFAGAGRNGIVGGRAVPGAGWLAAISYSLYLVHKAMYHLVQAHWGEQLQGTGVFAFVVYGVTAIVAGAVLHYLIERPFLRWRGRLPFTARKQVASPAAE
- a CDS encoding mandelate racemase/muconate lactonizing enzyme family protein: MKITQILESTRPIKSNIRNAYIDFSKMTLSLVAVVTDVIRDGKPVIGYGFNSNGRYGQGNLMRERFIPRVLEAAPESLVNAAGDNLDPHKVWACMMTNEKPGGHGERSVAVGTIDMAVWDAVAKIAGLPLHELLAKQYGTGKANPKVFVYAAGGYYHPGKGLDGLRGEMQGYLDRGYSVVKMKIGGAPLKDDIERIEAVLKMLKPGQQLAVDANGRFDLKTAIEYGKAMAQYPLFWYEEAGDPLDYELQARLGESYAGPLATGENLFSMQDARNLIRHGGMRKDRDWLQFDCALSYGLVEYLRTLDMLKEYGWSPSRCIPHGGHQMSLAIAAGLGLGGNESYPDLFQPYGGFPDGVRVENGYVTLPSLPGIGFEGKSDLIAEMHALAK